One stretch of bacterium DNA includes these proteins:
- the dnaX gene encoding DNA polymerase III subunit gamma/tau translates to MSYLVLARKYRPQTFEDIVGQQHVTRTLSAAITQDRVAHAYLFTGTRGVGKTTIARILAKALNCESSDGPTPTPCNACRACTEITRGNFVDVIEIDGASNNSVDDVRQLRESVKYRPQSARKKIIIIDEVHMLSIAAFNALLKTLEEPPDHVVFIFATTEVHKVPDTILSRVQQYDFKSIPLALIFDALADIAKKESLSLSEDALRLVSRKAEGSMRDALSLLDQIIALGGDLSASELAEVLGLVDRQLLLRLSAAVLSEDTEAALAVLRDMGPVAWDVRAFYGDLMEHFRNLVIAKLAKDPAPLINATAEELAQISGQAAGAGIETLENLFGILIEAEEEVMRSSQQRLVLEMTILRLLAAGRVQSLDSLAQAVG, encoded by the coding sequence ATGAGCTATCTCGTCCTTGCCCGCAAATACCGGCCGCAGACGTTCGAGGATATCGTCGGCCAGCAGCACGTCACGCGCACGCTTTCCGCGGCGATCACGCAGGATCGCGTCGCGCACGCCTACCTGTTCACCGGCACGCGCGGCGTCGGCAAGACGACCATCGCGCGCATCCTCGCGAAGGCACTCAACTGCGAGAGTTCCGACGGCCCCACGCCGACGCCCTGCAACGCGTGCCGCGCCTGCACCGAAATCACGCGCGGCAACTTCGTCGACGTCATCGAGATCGACGGCGCGTCAAACAACAGCGTCGACGACGTGCGCCAGCTTCGGGAGTCGGTGAAATACCGGCCGCAATCCGCGCGCAAGAAAATCATCATCATCGACGAAGTCCACATGCTGTCGATCGCCGCGTTCAACGCGCTTTTGAAAACGCTCGAAGAGCCGCCGGACCACGTGGTGTTCATCTTCGCGACAACGGAGGTGCACAAGGTCCCCGACACGATCCTCTCGCGCGTGCAGCAGTACGACTTCAAGTCGATCCCCCTCGCCCTGATCTTCGACGCGCTCGCCGACATCGCGAAAAAGGAATCGCTTTCGCTCTCCGAGGACGCGCTGCGCCTCGTGTCGCGCAAAGCGGAAGGTTCGATGCGCGACGCGCTTTCGCTGCTCGACCAGATCATCGCGCTCGGCGGTGATTTGTCGGCGTCCGAACTCGCCGAAGTATTGGGGCTTGTCGACCGGCAGCTCCTGCTTCGCCTGTCCGCGGCGGTCCTGTCGGAGGATACGGAAGCCGCGCTGGCGGTGCTGCGGGATATGGGGCCCGTGGCGTGGGATGTGCGCGCGTTTTACGGCGACCTGATGGAGCACTTCCGCAACCTGGTCATCGCGAAGCTGGCGAAAGACCCCGCGCCGCTCATCAATGCGACGGCCGAGGAACTCGCGCAGATTTCGGGTCAGGCCGCGGGCGCCGGGATCGAGACGCTCGAAAACCTGTTCGGCATTCTCATCGAGGCGGAAGAGGAGGTGATGCGTTCCTCACAGCAGCGCCTCGTCCTTGAAATGACGATCCTTCGCCTTCTGGCCGCCGGACGCGTGCAGTCGCTCGACAGCCTCGCGCAGGCCGTCGGGC